One genomic region from uncultured Subdoligranulum sp. encodes:
- a CDS encoding glycosyltransferase yields MDKIAVLIPCYNEAKTVEKVVTDFRRVLPEATIYVYDNNSTDGTAELAAAAGAVVRHEYQQGKGNVMRRMFREIDAEAYVLVDGDDTYPAEAAPEMVRAVTQRQADMVVGDRLSSTYYTQNKRPFHNFGNDLVRFCTNHLFGGKIKDIMTGYRAFSYQFVKTYPVLSRGFEIETEMTIHALQRNMQVDNVVIEYRDRPEGSESKLNTYSDGFKVLGTILRLFKNYRPFTFFGVLAAVLAVFGIGFMIPVLNEYFHTGLVPRFPTLIVCCFVLVAALLLFVSGVILSSQLAKDARDFEFQLQTVQHWKRTAGE; encoded by the coding sequence ATGGACAAAATTGCGGTTTTGATTCCCTGCTACAACGAGGCCAAAACGGTGGAAAAGGTGGTCACGGATTTCCGTCGGGTGCTGCCCGAGGCCACCATCTATGTATACGACAATAACTCCACCGACGGCACCGCGGAACTGGCGGCCGCTGCCGGTGCGGTGGTGCGGCATGAATACCAGCAGGGCAAGGGCAACGTCATGCGCCGGATGTTCCGGGAGATCGATGCCGAAGCCTACGTGCTGGTGGACGGGGACGACACCTATCCCGCCGAGGCCGCGCCCGAGATGGTGCGCGCCGTCACCCAGCGCCAGGCAGACATGGTGGTGGGGGACCGTCTTTCCAGCACCTACTACACCCAGAACAAGCGCCCCTTCCACAACTTCGGCAACGATCTGGTGCGTTTCTGCACCAACCACCTGTTCGGCGGCAAGATCAAGGACATCATGACGGGCTACCGGGCGTTCAGCTACCAGTTTGTCAAAACCTACCCGGTACTCTCCCGGGGCTTTGAGATCGAGACCGAGATGACCATCCATGCCCTCCAGCGCAACATGCAGGTGGACAACGTGGTCATCGAATACCGCGACCGCCCCGAGGGTTCCGAGAGCAAACTCAACACCTACTCGGACGGCTTCAAGGTGTTGGGCACCATCCTGCGCCTCTTCAAGAACTACCGTCCCTTCACCTTCTTCGGCGTGTTGGCGGCGGTGCTGGCGGTGTTCGGCATCGGGTTCATGATCCCGGTGCTCAACGAGTATTTCCACACCGGTCTCGTGCCCCGCTTCCCGACCCTCATCGTCTGCTGCTTCGTATTGGTGGCAGCCCTGCTTCTCTTTGTATCGGGCGTGATCCTCTCCAGCCAGCTGGCCAAGGACGCCCGGGACTTTGAATTCCAGCTTCAGACCGTGCAGCACTGGAAGCGCACGGCCGGGGAATGA
- the glf gene encoding UDP-galactopyranose mutase codes for MYDYLIVGTGLFGAVFAHEATAAGKRCLVIDKRDHIAGNIYTEDIEGIAVHRYGAHIFHTNNKEVWDYVNRFATFNRYTNSPVANYKGELYNMPFNMNTFNKMWGVITPAQAQAKIEEQRAAHYTEHPRNLEEQAINLVGMDIYEKLIKGYTEKQWGRPCTALPAFIIKRLPVRFTFDNNYFNALYQGIPVEGYTALVANLLQGIEVRLNTDYLKDRAALDALASKVVYTGPIDAYFDYKLGALQYRSVRFETETLDMPNYQGNAVINYTDAETPYTRIIEHKHFVFGSTEPGTKTVISREYSAEWKPGDEPYYPVNDEANGALYARYKELADAQPNVLFGGRLGEYKYYDMDRVIEVALDRVRAELG; via the coding sequence ATGTATGATTATCTGATTGTGGGCACCGGTCTTTTCGGCGCGGTATTTGCCCACGAGGCGACGGCGGCCGGCAAGCGCTGCCTGGTCATCGACAAGCGGGACCACATCGCCGGCAACATCTACACCGAGGACATCGAGGGCATCGCCGTGCACCGTTATGGCGCTCATATCTTCCACACCAACAACAAGGAGGTGTGGGACTACGTCAACCGGTTTGCCACCTTCAACCGCTACACCAATTCCCCGGTGGCCAACTACAAGGGCGAGCTGTACAACATGCCCTTCAACATGAACACCTTCAACAAGATGTGGGGCGTCATCACGCCGGCCCAGGCCCAGGCCAAGATCGAGGAGCAGCGGGCCGCCCACTACACCGAGCATCCCCGCAACCTGGAGGAGCAGGCCATCAACCTGGTGGGCATGGACATCTACGAAAAGCTCATCAAGGGCTATACCGAAAAGCAGTGGGGCCGTCCCTGCACGGCGCTGCCGGCCTTCATCATCAAGCGGCTGCCGGTGCGTTTCACCTTTGACAACAACTATTTCAACGCCCTGTACCAGGGCATTCCCGTGGAAGGGTACACGGCGCTGGTGGCTAACCTTCTGCAGGGCATCGAGGTGCGGCTGAACACCGATTACCTCAAGGACCGCGCCGCCCTGGATGCACTGGCTTCCAAGGTGGTCTATACCGGCCCCATCGACGCCTACTTCGATTACAAGCTGGGGGCTCTTCAGTACCGCAGCGTCCGGTTTGAGACCGAAACGCTGGACATGCCCAACTACCAGGGCAACGCGGTCATCAACTACACTGATGCCGAGACCCCCTACACCCGCATCATTGAGCACAAGCATTTTGTCTTCGGCTCCACCGAGCCGGGCACCAAGACGGTGATCAGCCGGGAGTATTCCGCCGAGTGGAAACCGGGCGACGAGCCCTACTACCCGGTGAACGACGAGGCCAACGGCGCACTGTATGCCAGGTACAAGGAGCTGGCCGATGCCCAGCCCAACGTGCTGTTCGGCGGCCGTCTGGGCGAGTACAAGTACTACGACATGGACCGCGTCATCGAGGTGGCGCTGGACCGGGTACGGGCCGAACTGGGCTGA
- the rpe gene encoding ribulose-phosphate 3-epimerase, whose product MTKIAASILSADFANLQEDCTRLLQEGVDLLHIDVMDGHFVPNISYGAPVLQSLHQALPDAYYDVHLMISDPARYAADFAKAGADLITFHLEAVPDTAEEVIAAIRATGCQVGISIRPGTPVEAAFPYLGVADLILVMSVEPGFGGQKFLPGTPRRLAVLDAERKRRGCSTVLEVDGGINAETGPACVQAGADWLVVGNSLFRAEDPAAVVRLLHGQA is encoded by the coding sequence ATGACCAAAATTGCCGCTTCGATCCTGTCGGCGGACTTTGCCAACCTCCAGGAGGATTGTACGCGCCTTCTGCAGGAGGGCGTGGATCTTCTGCATATTGATGTGATGGACGGCCACTTTGTGCCCAACATCAGCTACGGCGCACCGGTCCTGCAGAGCCTGCACCAGGCGCTGCCCGATGCCTATTACGACGTGCACCTGATGATCAGCGACCCGGCGCGGTACGCGGCGGATTTTGCCAAGGCAGGCGCCGACCTGATCACCTTCCACCTGGAGGCGGTGCCCGACACGGCGGAGGAAGTCATTGCCGCCATCCGGGCCACCGGCTGCCAGGTGGGCATCAGCATCCGGCCGGGAACCCCGGTGGAAGCTGCTTTCCCGTATCTGGGCGTGGCGGATCTGATTCTGGTCATGAGCGTGGAGCCCGGCTTCGGCGGGCAGAAGTTCCTGCCCGGCACGCCCCGGCGGCTGGCGGTGCTGGATGCCGAGCGCAAGCGCCGGGGCTGTTCCACCGTGCTGGAAGTGGACGGCGGCATCAACGCCGAGACCGGCCCTGCCTGTGTGCAGGCCGGCGCCGACTGGCTGGTGGTCGGCAATTCGCTGTTCCGCGCGGAGGATCCGGCCGCGGTGGTACGTCTGCTCCACGGGCAGGCCTGA
- a CDS encoding RnfABCDGE type electron transport complex subunit D has protein sequence MANRMKIERSENYDYYRDLLWCSVPLIGMAWYYYGPRPVLLLLTGLLTAYLCDCALAPLHGAGYHSHEPSSECFAALIVLMMPATVPYAVVVAAVIAAVLVKEAFGGEGHYPFHPAAVGMAVAGISWPDAVYQYPAPGVWLPVWGVSDADLVEGMNATLRDGGLPSASTMNLLTGNVSGGLGTTAALVVIACGLFLLVRRRIRLSVLIPFLIFCIGLPWLLPQLNELPVVSWPWEYVRQRIYLEKYIILSGTMLFGGLFLICEPVTMPNRTSSRIVYGAALGIATYAFRVFSPYESAACLALLIVGAIPEWLDLISHRTERIRFMRKEEQRLAQFTKPE, from the coding sequence ATGGCGAATCGTATGAAAATCGAACGCAGCGAGAATTACGATTATTATCGTGATCTGCTGTGGTGTTCCGTTCCGTTGATCGGAATGGCCTGGTACTATTATGGCCCCCGTCCGGTGCTGCTGCTGCTGACGGGACTGCTGACGGCCTATCTGTGCGACTGTGCCCTGGCACCGCTGCACGGGGCAGGGTACCATTCCCATGAGCCGTCCAGCGAATGCTTTGCGGCCCTGATCGTGCTGATGATGCCGGCAACGGTACCCTACGCGGTGGTCGTTGCGGCCGTCATTGCGGCAGTTCTGGTCAAGGAGGCCTTCGGCGGCGAGGGACACTATCCCTTCCACCCGGCGGCGGTTGGCATGGCGGTGGCCGGCATTTCCTGGCCGGATGCCGTCTATCAGTATCCCGCCCCCGGCGTCTGGCTGCCGGTGTGGGGCGTTTCCGATGCCGACCTGGTGGAGGGCATGAACGCTACCCTGCGGGACGGCGGTCTGCCCAGCGCCAGCACCATGAATCTGCTCACCGGCAATGTCTCGGGCGGCCTGGGCACCACGGCAGCCCTTGTGGTCATTGCCTGCGGCCTCTTTTTGCTGGTGCGCAGACGCATCCGTCTGTCGGTGCTCATCCCGTTCCTCATCTTCTGCATCGGCCTGCCCTGGCTGCTGCCCCAGCTCAACGAGCTGCCGGTGGTCAGCTGGCCGTGGGAATATGTGCGCCAGCGTATCTATCTGGAAAAATATATCATTCTCTCGGGAACGATGCTGTTCGGTGGTCTGTTCCTGATCTGTGAGCCGGTGACCATGCCTAACCGCACCAGCAGCCGTATTGTGTATGGTGCAGCGCTGGGCATTGCCACCTATGCCTTCCGGGTGTTCAGCCCCTACGAGAGCGCCGCCTGCCTGGCGTTGCTCATTGTGGGCGCCATTCCGGAATGGCTGGATCTGATCAGCCACCGCACCGAGCGTATCCGCTTTATGAGGAAGGAGGAGCAGCGCCTTGCCCAGTTTACAAAACCGGAATAA
- a CDS encoding Rnf-Nqr domain containing protein: MPSLQNRNNRRKGEEHSETLIIPHITKEMLEKARSMAAQGASRAEIEQAIAEMQGTIAPKPEESQPQPEPDARRIIPTSRKRHTDEERKAMLEQMRQEQAQREAERREEASHRTQRPAWHFPTSRPAPEKQPAARPAETAESRTEATIRIPAVKPAPQPARPAEPALKVPEPAPAPQQQQPPQQQQQPVQKEPAPRREAPPAAPKRQAGLLRSRAEAEAELNEKIRSDHIWLSNPVMVRGLGLAPVIGAALDGERALILCVASLLLITFTRVLAVAVCHLSGNRFRPVIYSYAAALLYIPVYILLYEFFGNSLTALGIYLPILVVEPAIVKRMEFSELEPLGDALRHGFNNGIGMCIALLIVGCLREFLASGTVFGHEVIQTAPLPLAAQPAGGFVLVGVIAAVWCAVANAYTDYKREEVHRLYAGRKH, encoded by the coding sequence TTGCCCAGTTTACAAAACCGGAATAACCGCCGCAAGGGGGAAGAACATTCCGAAACGCTGATCATCCCCCATATTACCAAGGAAATGCTGGAAAAGGCCCGGTCGATGGCGGCGCAGGGGGCATCCCGTGCCGAGATCGAGCAGGCCATTGCCGAGATGCAGGGGACCATCGCCCCGAAGCCCGAGGAGTCCCAGCCGCAGCCCGAACCGGACGCGCGCCGCATCATTCCCACCAGCCGCAAGCGCCATACCGACGAGGAGCGCAAGGCGATGCTGGAGCAGATGCGGCAGGAGCAGGCCCAGCGGGAGGCGGAGCGCCGGGAGGAGGCATCCCACCGCACCCAGCGCCCGGCCTGGCATTTCCCCACGTCCCGGCCTGCACCGGAAAAGCAGCCTGCAGCCCGGCCTGCCGAAACAGCGGAATCCCGCACCGAGGCGACGATCCGCATCCCGGCGGTAAAGCCGGCACCGCAGCCTGCCCGTCCCGCGGAACCGGCACTGAAAGTGCCGGAACCGGCCCCGGCACCCCAGCAACAGCAGCCGCCGCAGCAGCAACAGCAGCCGGTTCAGAAAGAACCGGCCCCCCGCAGGGAAGCGCCGCCGGCCGCCCCGAAGCGCCAGGCCGGACTGCTGCGCAGTCGCGCCGAGGCGGAGGCGGAACTGAATGAAAAGATCCGCAGCGACCATATCTGGCTGTCCAACCCCGTGATGGTCCGCGGCCTTGGCCTGGCACCGGTCATCGGTGCTGCGCTGGACGGGGAGCGGGCACTGATCCTCTGTGTGGCCAGCCTGCTGCTCATCACCTTTACCCGGGTGCTGGCGGTGGCGGTGTGCCATCTCAGCGGCAACCGGTTCCGCCCCGTCATCTACAGCTACGCGGCGGCCCTGCTCTATATCCCTGTGTACATTCTGCTGTATGAATTCTTCGGCAACAGCCTGACGGCCCTGGGTATCTATCTGCCTATCCTCGTTGTGGAACCGGCCATTGTCAAGCGCATGGAATTCAGTGAACTGGAACCGCTGGGCGACGCTTTGCGCCACGGCTTCAACAACGGCATCGGCATGTGCATAGCCCTGCTGATTGTGGGCTGCCTGCGGGAGTTCCTGGCCAGCGGTACGGTGTTCGGTCATGAGGTGATCCAGACGGCGCCGCTGCCGCTGGCGGCACAGCCTGCCGGCGGTTTCGTCCTGGTGGGCGTCATCGCGGCGGTCTGGTGCGCGGTGGCCAATGCCTACACCGATTATAAACGGGAGGAGGTGCATCGCCTGTATGCCGGCCGTAAACATTGA
- a CDS encoding Rnf-Nqr domain containing protein → MPAVNIEFVPLLRGVLDFITYMGLAIFAENVILARALGVTRLLKLVPDHKAQVWDFSLPLILVMTFSAPMGWAAHNLLFPWLRNYLPEWLPVAALRPLIYLSCASAAMILTWILLFVLPRRQRQACHAQLTLGGCSTGVLGVLLICANQNYTMMQSIAFGLGSALGYVFIIFIVREGRRRLRSKDVPAIFQGLPSSLIYIGILSLAIYGLVGHAVVL, encoded by the coding sequence ATGCCGGCCGTAAACATTGAATTTGTGCCGCTGCTGCGCGGTGTGCTGGACTTCATCACCTATATGGGCCTTGCCATCTTTGCGGAAAACGTCATTCTGGCCCGGGCCCTGGGTGTCACCCGTCTGCTGAAGCTGGTCCCCGACCACAAAGCCCAGGTCTGGGACTTCAGTCTGCCCCTGATTCTCGTCATGACCTTTTCCGCCCCCATGGGCTGGGCGGCCCACAATCTGCTGTTTCCTTGGCTGCGTAACTACCTGCCGGAATGGCTGCCCGTGGCGGCCCTGCGCCCGCTGATTTACCTGAGCTGTGCGTCGGCGGCCATGATCCTGACCTGGATTTTGCTGTTTGTGCTGCCCCGCCGTCAGCGGCAGGCCTGCCACGCCCAGCTGACCCTGGGCGGCTGCAGTACCGGCGTGCTGGGTGTTCTGCTGATCTGTGCCAACCAGAACTATACCATGATGCAGAGCATTGCCTTCGGATTGGGCAGTGCGCTGGGCTATGTGTTCATCATCTTTATCGTGCGGGAAGGCCGGCGCCGCCTGCGCAGTAAGGATGTACCGGCGATCTTCCAGGGACTTCCCAGTTCCCTGATTTATATCGGCATTCTCTCCCTGGCCATCTACGGTCTGGTGGGACATGCCGTTGTGCTCTGA
- a CDS encoding DUF1015 domain-containing protein, with protein MALPCFVAADILLPAEGTPLDPWACIAVDQFTSQPEYWQRAEELAKDHPSTLHIVLPEAYLGTPQEEQRLHDIRDTMEQYRIRVLTRQVHGYVYVERTQMDGSIRQGLVGAVDLEAYDYAPGSHTAIRPSESTVVERIPPRLKVRRGALLETPHVMMLADDAGKTLIEPIGACKEELPLLYDGELMLGGGHLRGWAVEDPARIAQIDAALAALADPEAFARRWPAAAGQTPMVLAVGDGNHSLATAKAYWEELKPTLTEEQRKTHPARWCLAEVCNVHSPAIEIEPIHRVVFGVTAKELYQDLDRWDNAQGKRTEPSTQRFRLADRQGEIAVALQNPSAPLTVGSIEAFLEDWLPKHPDASVDYIHGASTAMALASRPDRPATAILLPDFNKADLFRGVVLGGVLPRKTFSMGHAEEKRYYNECRVIG; from the coding sequence ATGGCACTTCCGTGCTTTGTTGCTGCAGATATTCTGCTTCCGGCTGAGGGCACCCCGCTGGACCCCTGGGCCTGCATTGCGGTGGATCAGTTTACTTCCCAGCCGGAATACTGGCAGCGCGCCGAGGAACTGGCCAAGGACCATCCCAGTACGCTGCACATCGTGCTGCCCGAGGCCTACCTTGGCACGCCCCAGGAGGAACAGCGGCTGCACGATATCCGTGATACCATGGAGCAGTACCGCATCCGGGTGCTGACGCGCCAGGTGCACGGGTATGTGTATGTGGAGCGGACCCAGATGGATGGCAGCATCCGCCAGGGTCTGGTGGGTGCTGTGGACCTGGAGGCGTACGACTACGCGCCGGGCAGCCACACGGCCATCCGGCCCAGCGAGAGCACCGTGGTAGAGCGGATTCCGCCGCGCCTGAAAGTGCGCCGCGGCGCGCTGCTGGAAACGCCTCACGTGATGATGCTGGCCGACGATGCGGGCAAGACGCTCATCGAGCCCATCGGTGCCTGCAAGGAGGAACTGCCGCTGCTCTATGACGGCGAACTGATGCTGGGCGGCGGACACCTGCGGGGCTGGGCGGTGGAGGACCCCGCCCGTATTGCCCAGATCGATGCCGCCCTGGCGGCGCTGGCTGACCCGGAGGCGTTTGCCCGGCGGTGGCCGGCAGCCGCGGGCCAGACCCCCATGGTGCTGGCCGTTGGCGACGGCAACCACAGCCTGGCCACGGCGAAAGCCTACTGGGAGGAGCTGAAACCCACCCTCACCGAAGAACAGCGCAAGACCCATCCGGCGCGTTGGTGCCTGGCGGAGGTCTGCAATGTGCACAGCCCGGCCATCGAGATTGAACCCATCCACCGGGTGGTGTTCGGCGTCACGGCCAAGGAGCTGTACCAGGACCTGGACCGCTGGGACAATGCCCAGGGCAAGCGCACCGAGCCGTCGACCCAGCGGTTCCGTCTGGCGGACCGCCAGGGCGAGATCGCCGTGGCGCTGCAGAATCCGTCGGCGCCGCTGACAGTGGGCAGCATCGAGGCCTTCCTGGAGGATTGGCTGCCCAAGCATCCCGATGCCAGCGTGGACTACATCCACGGTGCCTCCACGGCGATGGCGCTGGCCTCCCGGCCCGATCGTCCGGCCACAGCCATTCTGCTGCCCGACTTCAACAAGGCGGACCTCTTCCGGGGTGTTGTGCTGGGCGGCGTACTGCCGCGCAAGACCTTCAGCATGGGTCATGCGGAGGAAAAACGTTATTACAATGAATGCCGAGTGATCGGTTAA
- a CDS encoding putative RNA methyltransferase: MTPALAAALRCPVCGGPLLLVGRTLRCPKAHSFDLAKEGYANLLAIQKKHAADPGDGKEMVRARRAFLEAGHYEPLMQALAALCAGLPHGHIVDAGCGEGSYDRYLQDALPDARIVGFDLSKEAVRLAARKVPEAAFCVGGSFSAPVRDGWADLLLNIFSPFAGAEFHRMLRPGGYLVYAVPTARHLYGLKQVLYKTPYENEVKQTAYEGFAFVEEREATATLTLEGESVQQLFAMTPYYWNTPADGAARLAVCHTLTTEIGFRYLLYRKI; the protein is encoded by the coding sequence ATGACCCCGGCCCTGGCGGCGGCCCTGCGCTGTCCGGTGTGCGGTGGTCCGCTGCTGCTAGTGGGGCGCACCCTGCGGTGCCCCAAGGCCCACAGCTTTGACCTGGCCAAGGAGGGCTATGCTAATCTGCTGGCCATCCAGAAAAAGCATGCAGCCGATCCGGGGGACGGCAAGGAGATGGTCCGCGCCCGGCGTGCCTTCCTGGAGGCGGGACACTACGAACCGCTGATGCAGGCGCTGGCTGCACTGTGCGCCGGCCTGCCCCACGGGCATATTGTGGATGCGGGCTGCGGGGAAGGCAGCTATGACCGCTATCTGCAGGACGCCCTGCCCGATGCCCGGATCGTCGGCTTTGACCTTTCCAAGGAAGCGGTGCGGCTGGCGGCCAGAAAGGTGCCGGAGGCCGCCTTCTGCGTGGGCGGCAGCTTCAGTGCCCCGGTGCGGGACGGCTGGGCGGATCTTCTGCTGAACATCTTTTCTCCCTTTGCGGGGGCGGAGTTCCACCGCATGCTGCGCCCGGGCGGGTATCTGGTCTACGCGGTGCCCACGGCCCGGCATCTCTACGGCCTCAAACAGGTGCTCTACAAAACACCCTATGAAAATGAGGTAAAACAGACCGCCTACGAGGGTTTTGCCTTCGTGGAGGAGCGGGAGGCCACGGCCACGCTGACCCTGGAAGGGGAGAGTGTGCAGCAGCTGTTTGCCATGACGCCCTACTACTGGAATACCCCCGCCGACGGTGCGGCCCGGCTGGCGGTCTGCCATACCCTGACCACCGAGATCGGGTTCCGGTATCTTCTTTACCGCAAAATCTGA
- a CDS encoding amino acid ABC transporter ATP-binding protein codes for MSESIIQVRHLSKSFGTHVVLRDVDFTVNAGDVTCVIGASGSGKSTLLRCINLLETPTSGNVLFHGQEITAKGFDPCAYRAKVGMVFQSFNLFNNMSVLDNCTAGLRYVLHQDKETARRTALENLEKVGMAPYIHAKPRQLSGGQKQRVAIARALSMQPEVLLFDEPTSALDPQMVGEVLAVMRQLAKDGLTMIVVTHEMAFARDVSSHVVYMADGVIAEEGTPADIFEHPQNPRTVEFLSRFRQE; via the coding sequence ATGTCTGAGTCCATCATTCAAGTTCGCCACCTCTCCAAGAGCTTCGGCACCCACGTGGTGCTGCGGGATGTGGATTTCACCGTCAATGCCGGCGATGTCACCTGTGTGATCGGCGCTTCGGGCAGCGGCAAGTCCACCCTGCTGCGCTGCATCAACCTGCTGGAGACTCCCACCAGCGGCAATGTGCTCTTCCACGGGCAGGAGATCACCGCCAAGGGCTTTGACCCCTGCGCCTACCGTGCCAAGGTGGGCATGGTGTTCCAGAGCTTCAACCTCTTCAACAACATGTCGGTGCTGGACAACTGCACCGCCGGCCTGCGGTATGTGCTCCACCAGGACAAGGAAACCGCCCGCCGCACAGCGCTGGAAAACCTGGAAAAGGTGGGCATGGCCCCCTACATCCACGCCAAACCGCGGCAGCTTTCCGGCGGCCAGAAGCAGCGTGTAGCCATTGCCCGCGCCCTCTCCATGCAGCCCGAGGTGCTGCTCTTCGACGAGCCCACTTCCGCCCTGGACCCCCAGATGGTGGGCGAGGTGCTGGCCGTCATGCGCCAGCTGGCCAAGGACGGTCTGACGATGATCGTCGTCACCCACGAGATGGCCTTTGCCCGGGATGTGTCCAGCCATGTGGTCTACATGGCCGACGGCGTCATCGCCGAGGAGGGCACCCCCGCCGATATCTTCGAGCATCCCCAGAACCCCCGCACCGTGGAATTCCTTTCCCGGTTCCGCCAGGAGTAA
- a CDS encoding amino acid ABC transporter permease yields MQDFFVNCATVLQKYGFSYLRGAGTTLLLALVGTFFGCLIGFAIGALQTIPIDKQRDPVWKRGLLHLLHGVLRCYVELFRGTPMIVQAVFIYYGLMQLFDIKLGMWPAGFLIVSINTGAYMAETVRGGIVSIDPGQTEGAMSIGMTHWQTMLHVILPQALRNIIPQIGNNFIINIKDTSVLSVISITDLFFVHKSVVGALYTYFESATIVMIIYLTMTLLASYLLRLWEKALDGPQNYDLNTTDTLAYTSGMYNAPDPAHEPQNLDMKGEASHV; encoded by the coding sequence ATGCAAGACTTTTTCGTAAACTGCGCCACCGTACTGCAGAAATACGGTTTTTCCTACCTGCGCGGCGCAGGCACTACCCTGCTGCTGGCGCTGGTGGGCACCTTCTTCGGATGCCTGATCGGCTTTGCCATCGGTGCACTGCAGACCATCCCTATCGACAAACAGCGCGACCCCGTCTGGAAGCGTGGTCTTTTGCACCTGCTCCACGGTGTGCTGCGCTGCTATGTGGAACTGTTCCGCGGCACCCCCATGATCGTGCAGGCCGTCTTCATCTACTACGGCCTGATGCAGCTGTTTGACATCAAGCTGGGCATGTGGCCCGCCGGTTTCCTCATCGTCTCCATCAACACCGGCGCCTACATGGCCGAGACGGTCCGCGGCGGCATCGTCTCCATCGATCCCGGCCAGACCGAGGGCGCCATGTCCATCGGCATGACCCACTGGCAGACCATGCTCCATGTGATCCTGCCCCAGGCGCTGCGCAACATCATTCCCCAGATCGGCAACAACTTCATCATCAACATCAAGGATACCTCGGTGCTGTCGGTCATCTCCATCACCGACCTGTTCTTCGTCCACAAGAGCGTGGTGGGTGCCCTGTACACCTACTTTGAGAGCGCCACCATCGTCATGATCATCTACCTGACCATGACGCTGCTGGCCAGCTATCTGCTCCGTCTGTGGGAGAAGGCGCTGGACGGCCCCCAGAACTACGACCTGAACACCACCGACACCCTGGCCTACACCAGCGGCATGTACAATGCCCCCGACCCGGCCCACGAGCCGCAGAATCTGGATATGAAAGGAGAGGCTTCCCATGTCTGA
- a CDS encoding transporter substrate-binding domain-containing protein produces MKLKKTLSLCLAAVLTAGLVGCGSTATTSESTAESESAASTAETGSTEADAAAAPDGDGDPTTLTVAMECAYAPYNWTQSDDSNGAVQIRDSSDYAYGYDVMMAKKIADALGQKVQVVKLDWDSLIPAVMSGDVDCVIAGQSITSERAQQVDFSDPYYYASIITLVKKDGPYASAKSVADLSGAVCTSQLGTIWYDNCLPQIPDADILPAQETAPAMLVALESGACDVVVTDRPTAQAATVAYPDFVALDFGGGDGDFEVSDEDINIGISMKKGNTALKDAINGVLATMTTDDYNTMMDEAISVQPLSE; encoded by the coding sequence GTGAAACTGAAGAAAACCTTGAGCCTGTGCCTGGCTGCCGTGCTGACGGCCGGCCTGGTGGGCTGCGGTTCTACCGCCACCACCAGTGAGAGCACTGCGGAGAGCGAGAGCGCCGCTTCCACCGCCGAGACCGGCAGCACCGAGGCAGACGCCGCGGCCGCCCCGGACGGCGACGGCGATCCCACCACCCTGACGGTGGCCATGGAGTGCGCCTATGCGCCCTACAACTGGACCCAGAGCGACGATTCCAACGGCGCTGTGCAGATCCGCGATTCCAGCGACTACGCCTACGGCTACGACGTTATGATGGCGAAGAAGATCGCCGATGCGCTGGGCCAGAAGGTTCAGGTCGTCAAGCTGGACTGGGACAGCCTGATTCCCGCCGTCATGAGCGGTGACGTGGACTGCGTCATCGCCGGCCAGTCCATCACCAGCGAGCGCGCCCAGCAGGTGGATTTCTCTGACCCCTACTACTACGCCTCCATCATCACGCTGGTGAAGAAGGACGGCCCCTACGCCAGCGCCAAGAGCGTGGCCGACCTGAGCGGTGCTGTCTGCACCAGCCAGCTGGGCACCATCTGGTATGACAACTGCCTGCCCCAGATCCCCGACGCCGACATCCTGCCGGCCCAGGAGACCGCCCCGGCCATGCTGGTGGCTCTGGAGAGCGGCGCCTGTGACGTGGTTGTGACCGACCGTCCCACCGCCCAGGCTGCCACCGTTGCCTACCCCGACTTCGTGGCCCTGGACTTCGGCGGCGGCGACGGTGACTTCGAGGTCAGCGACGAGGACATCAACATCGGCATCTCCATGAAGAAGGGCAACACTGCTCTGAAGGATGCCATCAACGGCGTGCTGGCCACCATGACCACCGACGATTACAACACCATGATGGATGAAGCCATCAGCGTGCAGCCCCTGAGCGAGTAA